The following are from one region of the Fusarium verticillioides 7600 chromosome 1, whole genome shotgun sequence genome:
- a CDS encoding D-lactate dehydrogenase (cytochrome) — translation MASLQLRAQRAALRSLWTPTTAGCRTTRLPASFSHSYATEIEPERPNKNTPARQSNETKVGRTFQGQVMGSIGSRLRREREQREKYEEWRNMTDPTRNWMVTFVFLSGVGISYWLGTYWPRDPEPTSTLPLNKSKAPKHNTKLENMQAAWADFVKIVGQDNVSTAENDLEHHATSSWSSHQAGPEDRPFCIVYPSSTEEVSEIMKVCHKRKIPVTGYSGGTSLEGHFTPTRKGISIDFGRMNKIINLHKEDLDVVVQPAMGWEALNDHLGHEGLFFPPDPGPGAMIGGMIGTGCSGTNAYRYGTMREWVLSLTVVLADGTVIKTRQRPRKSSAGYDLTKLFIGSEGTLGLVTEATLKVTVKPESTSVAVCSFPSIRHAATCVSKVVAQGIPVAAVEILDDNQMKCINDAGMTSRAWTEAATLFFKFAGTPAGVKEQVAQVQGLAKQAGSKTFEFAKSQEEQDELWSARKEALWSTTAVKKPGDHVWTGDVAVPMSKLPDLIEATKEDMTKSGLFASIVGHVGDGNFHTILLYNDAQRAKAEAVVHRMVKKAVEMEGTVTGEHGVGLVKRDYLPHELGESTVDAMRQIKKAFDPLCLLNCDKVVRVQKPKKGEVDEW, via the exons ATGGCTTCTCTTCAATTGCGCGCTCAGCGTGCTGCTCTTCGGAGCTTGTGGACACCCACCACAGCTGGTTGTCGAACTACAAGGTTACCTGCGTCTTTCTCCCACTCTTACGCTACAGAGATCGAGCCTGAAAGACCGAATAAGAACACCCCCGCCCGACAGAGTAACGAGACAAAGGTGGGAAGGACATTCCAAGGACAGGTCATGGGCAGTATTGGATCTCGATTAAGgcgggagcgggagcagAGGGAGAAGTACGAGGAGTGGCGCAACATGACAGATCCCACAAGGAACTGGATGGTGACATTTG TCTTCCTCTCAGGCGTTGGTATCTCATATTGGCTTGGTACATATTGGCCAAGAGACCCCGAGCCTACGTCGACACTACCCCTCAACAAGTCCAAAGCTCCAAAGCACAACACAAAGCTTGAGAACATGCAGGCTGCCTGGGCcgactttgtcaagatcGTCGGCCAAGACAATGTCAGCACCGCCGAGAATGACCTCGAACACCATGCGACATCCAGTTGGTCCTCTCACCAGGCTGGCCCCGAAGACCGACCCTTTTGCATTGTCTATCCCTCGAGCACTGAAGAGGTGTCTGAGATTATGAAGGTTTGTCATAAGCGCAAGATTCCCGTTACAGGCTATAGCGGCGGTACCAGTCTCGAGGGTCACTTTACACCTACCCGCAAGGGCATCTCCATCGACTTTGGTCGTATGAACAAGATAATCAATCTTCACAAGGAGGATCTAGATGTTGTTGTCCAGCCTGCGATGGGCTGGGAAGCTCTGAATGACCACCTGGGGCATGAgggtctcttcttccctcccgACCCTGGTCCTGGTGCTATGATTGGAGGCATGATTGGCACTGGGTGCAGTGGCACCAATGCCTATCGCTATGGTACTATGCGCGAGTGGGTTCTCAGCCTGACTGTCGTTCTTGCTGATGGTACTGTCATTAAGACCCGGCAGCGACCTCGCAAGAGCTCTGCCGGCTACGATCTCACCAAGCTGTTTATTGGTTCCGAGGGTACCCTTGGCCTCGTGACTGAGGCTACTCTCAAAGTTACCGTCAAGCCCGAGTCTACCAGCGTCGCTGTCTGTAGTTTCCCCTCTATCCGTCATGCCGCTACGTGTGTGAGCAAGGTCGTGGCCCAGGGCATCCCCGTCGCTGCCgtcgagatcctcgacgaCAACCAGATGAAGTGCATCAACGATGCGGGTATGACATCGCGAGCTTGGACAGAGGCAGCAACACTCTTTTTCAAGTTCGCCGGAACTCCCGCCGGTGTTAAGGAGCAGGTTGCTCAGGTGCAGGGGCTCGCTAAGCAGGCTGGCAGCAAGACCTTTGAGTTTGcgaagagccaagaagagcagGACGAGCTGTGGAGTGCACGAAAGGAGGCTCTCTGGAGTACCACAGCTGTCAAGAAGCCCGGTGACCACGTGTGGACGGGCGATGTCGCTGTGCCCATGAGCAAGCTACCAGATCTGATTGAGGCTACCAAAGAGGACATGACAAAGAGTGGCCTGTTTGCTTCCATCGTAGGACATGTCGGTGACGGCAACTTCCACACTATTCTGCTGTACAACGATGCTCAGCGTGCaaaggctgaggctgtcgTGCATcgcatggtcaagaaggctgttgagatggagggtACCGTCACGGGTGAGCACGGTGTTGGACTTGTCAAGCGGGATTATCTCCCTCACGAGCTCGGCGAGTCTACAGTTGACGCTATGCGACAG atcaagaaggcctttgatCCTCTATGTTTGCTCAACTGTGACAAGGTTGTGCGGGTGCAAAAACCTAAGAAGGGGGAGGTCGACGAGTGGTAG
- a CDS encoding cutinase palindrome-binding protein produces MSHGPPPPPPPPQGAPHPNNFNNFYGFNLDIGSLPDMTGGQMGADGQDNDLMAMLDNSMLGGITDIPMNLESADESNMSGSFGNGQSATEESVARAENQFNTAANNVPGAGPLPAGAFAQMNLAGASTLTEFTKRRNWPAKVVEELRDFLQILDANGRIKYASPSILQVTGYSVEEIQDVFLKDLIHPDDQGVFVAELNESIASGNPLRLFYRFKKKDAEYAIFETVGHAHIAGAKFAPNPNNQSPFCQAVFMMARPYPTKNAGLLDSFLEHKIENERLKRRIAELRREEEAENDEAQKQWLQSQEGRSDMTPSEGTGVSSGTFYRPGSERGMTEADRAALNKALTRENLEGSVAGGRQDSLKDKMARYEGASHTDTIEMLTGLRYIEGERSRGITTGNASPTLIKGDAGIAIPMERDPRTGDKKKKLKTSEEYAPWTRRNGERDPKGRRHYATPAVYAGPRGRRREPAPAILLRWINLYDHGGDEMAPNELSISRPARCLRRPRQGQQVAVFAMI; encoded by the exons ATGTCCCACGgaccacctccaccacctcctccgcccCAAGGCGCCCCTCATCCGAACAACTTCAACAATTTCTACGGTTTCAACCTCGATATTGGTTCTCTCCCCGATATGACGGGTGGCCAG ATGGGCGCTGATGGTCAGGACAACGATCTTATGGCCATGCTCGACAATAGTATGCTCGGTGGCATAACAGATATTCCAATGAACCTCGAATCCGCAGATGAATCCAACATGAGCGGCTCTTTCGGCAATGGGCAATCGGCCACAGAAGAGTCTGTCGCGAGAGCTGAAAATCAATTCAACACAGCAGCGAACAATGTTCCTGGCGCAGGGCCCCTCCCCGCTGGCGCCTTTGCTCAGATGAATCTCGCTGGCGCCAGCACCCTCACTGAGTTCACCAAGCGAAGAAATTGGCCCGCCAAGGTTGTGGAAGAGCTCAGGGACTTTTTGCAGATTCTTGATGCGAACGGGCGCATCAAATACGCATCGCCTAGTATTCTCCAGGTCACTGGATACAGTGTAGAGGAGATTCAAGATGTGTTTCTCAAAGACCTGATCCACCCAGATGACCAAGGTGTTTTTGTCGCAGAACTCAATGAATCCATCGCGTCAGGCAACCCGCTACGACTTTTTTACCGTTTCAAAAAGAAGGACGCCGAATATGCGATTTTTGAGACTGTCGGCCATGCTCACATCGCTGGCGCCAAGTTCGCCCCCAATCCAAATAATCAATCGCCCTTCTGCCAGGCCGTGTTTATGATGGCGCGACCGTATCCCACCAAAAACGCTGGACTTCTAGACTCTTTCCTTGAGCATAAGATCGAAAATGAAAGGTTAAAGCGCCGTATCGCCGAGCTCCGTCGTGAAGAGGAGGCCGAAAACGACGAGGCGCAAAAGCAGTGGCTACAGAGCCAAGAGGGTCGGTCAGACATGACCCCATCTGAAGGAACCGGCGTCTCCTCGGGAACCTTTTATCGCCCGGGTAGCGAAAGAGGAATGACAGAGGCCGATCGAGCAGCTCTCAATAAAGCTCTTACACGTGAAAATCTCGAAGGCTCAGTCGCAGGTGGTCGGCAGGATTCGctgaaggacaagatggCACGTTACGAGGGAGCATCGCACACAGATACGATTGAGATGTTGACGGGATTGCGATATATCGAGGGCGAACGAAGCCGGGGAATTACAACTGGTAATGCTAGCCCGACCCTGATCAAGGGTGATGCAGGAATTGCAATTCCGATGGAGCGAGATCCTCGAACCGGCgataaaaagaagaagctcaagacaTCTGAAgaatat GCACCCTGGACTCGCCGGAATGGAGAAAGGGACCCCAAGGGCCGAAGACATTATGCAACGCCTGCGGTTTACGCTGGGccaagagggagaagaagagaaccagcaccagccaTCCTCCTACGGTGGATCAACCTGTATGATCACGGGGGCGACGAAATGGCTCCCAACGAGTTATCGATCTCCCGGCCTGCAAGATGCCTGAGACGACCGAGACAAGGGCAGCAAGTAGCAGTGTTTGCCATGATATAA
- a CDS encoding cutinase palindrome-binding protein yields the protein MGADGQDNDLMAMLDNSMLGGITDIPMNLESADESNMSGSFGNGQSATEESVARAENQFNTAANNVPGAGPLPAGAFAQMNLAGASTLTEFTKRRNWPAKVVEELRDFLQILDANGRIKYASPSILQVTGYSVEEIQDVFLKDLIHPDDQGVFVAELNESIASGNPLRLFYRFKKKDAEYAIFETVGHAHIAGAKFAPNPNNQSPFCQAVFMMARPYPTKNAGLLDSFLEHKIENERLKRRIAELRREEEAENDEAQKQWLQSQEGRSDMTPSEGTGVSSGTFYRPGSERGMTEADRAALNKALTRENLEGSVAGGRQDSLKDKMARYEGASHTDTIEMLTGLRYIEGERSRGITTGNASPTLIKGDAGIAIPMERDPRTGDKKKKLKTSEEYAPWTRRNGERDPKGRRHYATPAVYAGPRGRRREPAPAILLRWINLYDHGGDEMAPNELSISRPARCLRRPRQGQQVAVFAMI from the exons ATGGGCGCTGATGGTCAGGACAACGATCTTATGGCCATGCTCGACAATAGTATGCTCGGTGGCATAACAGATATTCCAATGAACCTCGAATCCGCAGATGAATCCAACATGAGCGGCTCTTTCGGCAATGGGCAATCGGCCACAGAAGAGTCTGTCGCGAGAGCTGAAAATCAATTCAACACAGCAGCGAACAATGTTCCTGGCGCAGGGCCCCTCCCCGCTGGCGCCTTTGCTCAGATGAATCTCGCTGGCGCCAGCACCCTCACTGAGTTCACCAAGCGAAGAAATTGGCCCGCCAAGGTTGTGGAAGAGCTCAGGGACTTTTTGCAGATTCTTGATGCGAACGGGCGCATCAAATACGCATCGCCTAGTATTCTCCAGGTCACTGGATACAGTGTAGAGGAGATTCAAGATGTGTTTCTCAAAGACCTGATCCACCCAGATGACCAAGGTGTTTTTGTCGCAGAACTCAATGAATCCATCGCGTCAGGCAACCCGCTACGACTTTTTTACCGTTTCAAAAAGAAGGACGCCGAATATGCGATTTTTGAGACTGTCGGCCATGCTCACATCGCTGGCGCCAAGTTCGCCCCCAATCCAAATAATCAATCGCCCTTCTGCCAGGCCGTGTTTATGATGGCGCGACCGTATCCCACCAAAAACGCTGGACTTCTAGACTCTTTCCTTGAGCATAAGATCGAAAATGAAAGGTTAAAGCGCCGTATCGCCGAGCTCCGTCGTGAAGAGGAGGCCGAAAACGACGAGGCGCAAAAGCAGTGGCTACAGAGCCAAGAGGGTCGGTCAGACATGACCCCATCTGAAGGAACCGGCGTCTCCTCGGGAACCTTTTATCGCCCGGGTAGCGAAAGAGGAATGACAGAGGCCGATCGAGCAGCTCTCAATAAAGCTCTTACACGTGAAAATCTCGAAGGCTCAGTCGCAGGTGGTCGGCAGGATTCGctgaaggacaagatggCACGTTACGAGGGAGCATCGCACACAGATACGATTGAGATGTTGACGGGATTGCGATATATCGAGGGCGAACGAAGCCGGGGAATTACAACTGGTAATGCTAGCCCGACCCTGATCAAGGGTGATGCAGGAATTGCAATTCCGATGGAGCGAGATCCTCGAACCGGCgataaaaagaagaagctcaagacaTCTGAAgaatat GCACCCTGGACTCGCCGGAATGGAGAAAGGGACCCCAAGGGCCGAAGACATTATGCAACGCCTGCGGTTTACGCTGGGccaagagggagaagaagagaaccagcaccagccaTCCTCCTACGGTGGATCAACCTGTATGATCACGGGGGCGACGAAATGGCTCCCAACGAGTTATCGATCTCCCGGCCTGCAAGATGCCTGAGACGACCGAGACAAGGGCAGCAAGTAGCAGTGTTTGCCATGATATAA
- a CDS encoding cutinase palindrome-binding protein, which yields MGADGQDNDLMAMLDNSMLGGITDIPMNLESADESNMSGSFGNGQSATEESVARAENQFNTAANNVPGAGPLPAGAFAQMNLAGASTLTEFTKRRNWPAKVVEELRDFLQILDANGRIKYASPSILQVTGYSVEEIQDVFLKDLIHPDDQGVFVAELNESIASGNPLRLFYRFKKKDAEYAIFETVGHAHIAGAKFAPNPNNQSPFCQAVFMMARPYPTKNAGLLDSFLEHKIENERLKRRIAELRREEEAENDEAQKQWLQSQEGRSDMTPSEGTGVSSGTFYRPGSERGMTEADRAALNKALTRENLEGSVAGGRQDSLKDKMARYEGASHTDTIEMLTGLRYIEGERSRGITTGNASPTLIKGDAGIAIPMERDPRTGDKKKKLKTSEEYVCTDCGTLDSPEWRKGPQGPKTLCNACGLRWAKREKKRTSTSHPPTVDQPV from the exons ATGGGCGCTGATGGTCAGGACAACGATCTTATGGCCATGCTCGACAATAGTATGCTCGGTGGCATAACAGATATTCCAATGAACCTCGAATCCGCAGATGAATCCAACATGAGCGGCTCTTTCGGCAATGGGCAATCGGCCACAGAAGAGTCTGTCGCGAGAGCTGAAAATCAATTCAACACAGCAGCGAACAATGTTCCTGGCGCAGGGCCCCTCCCCGCTGGCGCCTTTGCTCAGATGAATCTCGCTGGCGCCAGCACCCTCACTGAGTTCACCAAGCGAAGAAATTGGCCCGCCAAGGTTGTGGAAGAGCTCAGGGACTTTTTGCAGATTCTTGATGCGAACGGGCGCATCAAATACGCATCGCCTAGTATTCTCCAGGTCACTGGATACAGTGTAGAGGAGATTCAAGATGTGTTTCTCAAAGACCTGATCCACCCAGATGACCAAGGTGTTTTTGTCGCAGAACTCAATGAATCCATCGCGTCAGGCAACCCGCTACGACTTTTTTACCGTTTCAAAAAGAAGGACGCCGAATATGCGATTTTTGAGACTGTCGGCCATGCTCACATCGCTGGCGCCAAGTTCGCCCCCAATCCAAATAATCAATCGCCCTTCTGCCAGGCCGTGTTTATGATGGCGCGACCGTATCCCACCAAAAACGCTGGACTTCTAGACTCTTTCCTTGAGCATAAGATCGAAAATGAAAGGTTAAAGCGCCGTATCGCCGAGCTCCGTCGTGAAGAGGAGGCCGAAAACGACGAGGCGCAAAAGCAGTGGCTACAGAGCCAAGAGGGTCGGTCAGACATGACCCCATCTGAAGGAACCGGCGTCTCCTCGGGAACCTTTTATCGCCCGGGTAGCGAAAGAGGAATGACAGAGGCCGATCGAGCAGCTCTCAATAAAGCTCTTACACGTGAAAATCTCGAAGGCTCAGTCGCAGGTGGTCGGCAGGATTCGctgaaggacaagatggCACGTTACGAGGGAGCATCGCACACAGATACGATTGAGATGTTGACGGGATTGCGATATATCGAGGGCGAACGAAGCCGGGGAATTACAACTGGTAATGCTAGCCCGACCCTGATCAAGGGTGATGCAGGAATTGCAATTCCGATGGAGCGAGATCCTCGAACCGGCgataaaaagaagaagctcaagacaTCTGAAgaatatgtatgtacggaCTGTG GCACCCTGGACTCGCCGGAATGGAGAAAGGGACCCCAAGGGCCGAAGACATTATGCAACGCCTGCGGTTTACGCTGGGccaagagggagaagaagagaaccagcaccagccaTCCTCCTACGGTGGATCAACCTGTATGA
- a CDS encoding cutinase palindrome-binding protein — translation MSHGPPPPPPPPQGAPHPNNFNNFYGFNLDIGSLPDMTGGQMGADGQDNDLMAMLDNSMLGGITDIPMNLESADESNMSGSFGNGQSATEESVARAENQFNTAANNVPGAGPLPAGAFAQMNLAGASTLTEFTKRRNWPAKVVEELRDFLQILDANGRIKYASPSILQVTGYSVEEIQDVFLKDLIHPDDQGVFVAELNESIASGNPLRLFYRFKKKDAEYAIFETVGHAHIAGAKFAPNPNNQSPFCQAVFMMARPYPTKNAGLLDSFLEHKIENERLKRRIAELRREEEAENDEAQKQWLQSQEGRSDMTPSEGTGVSSGTFYRPGSERGMTEADRAALNKALTRENLEGSVAGGRQDSLKDKMARYEGASHTDTIEMLTGLRYIEGERSRGITTGNASPTLIKGDAGIAIPMERDPRTGDKKKKLKTSEEYVCTDCGTLDSPEWRKGPQGPKTLCNACGLRWAKREKKRTSTSHPPTVDQPV, via the exons ATGTCCCACGgaccacctccaccacctcctccgcccCAAGGCGCCCCTCATCCGAACAACTTCAACAATTTCTACGGTTTCAACCTCGATATTGGTTCTCTCCCCGATATGACGGGTGGCCAG ATGGGCGCTGATGGTCAGGACAACGATCTTATGGCCATGCTCGACAATAGTATGCTCGGTGGCATAACAGATATTCCAATGAACCTCGAATCCGCAGATGAATCCAACATGAGCGGCTCTTTCGGCAATGGGCAATCGGCCACAGAAGAGTCTGTCGCGAGAGCTGAAAATCAATTCAACACAGCAGCGAACAATGTTCCTGGCGCAGGGCCCCTCCCCGCTGGCGCCTTTGCTCAGATGAATCTCGCTGGCGCCAGCACCCTCACTGAGTTCACCAAGCGAAGAAATTGGCCCGCCAAGGTTGTGGAAGAGCTCAGGGACTTTTTGCAGATTCTTGATGCGAACGGGCGCATCAAATACGCATCGCCTAGTATTCTCCAGGTCACTGGATACAGTGTAGAGGAGATTCAAGATGTGTTTCTCAAAGACCTGATCCACCCAGATGACCAAGGTGTTTTTGTCGCAGAACTCAATGAATCCATCGCGTCAGGCAACCCGCTACGACTTTTTTACCGTTTCAAAAAGAAGGACGCCGAATATGCGATTTTTGAGACTGTCGGCCATGCTCACATCGCTGGCGCCAAGTTCGCCCCCAATCCAAATAATCAATCGCCCTTCTGCCAGGCCGTGTTTATGATGGCGCGACCGTATCCCACCAAAAACGCTGGACTTCTAGACTCTTTCCTTGAGCATAAGATCGAAAATGAAAGGTTAAAGCGCCGTATCGCCGAGCTCCGTCGTGAAGAGGAGGCCGAAAACGACGAGGCGCAAAAGCAGTGGCTACAGAGCCAAGAGGGTCGGTCAGACATGACCCCATCTGAAGGAACCGGCGTCTCCTCGGGAACCTTTTATCGCCCGGGTAGCGAAAGAGGAATGACAGAGGCCGATCGAGCAGCTCTCAATAAAGCTCTTACACGTGAAAATCTCGAAGGCTCAGTCGCAGGTGGTCGGCAGGATTCGctgaaggacaagatggCACGTTACGAGGGAGCATCGCACACAGATACGATTGAGATGTTGACGGGATTGCGATATATCGAGGGCGAACGAAGCCGGGGAATTACAACTGGTAATGCTAGCCCGACCCTGATCAAGGGTGATGCAGGAATTGCAATTCCGATGGAGCGAGATCCTCGAACCGGCgataaaaagaagaagctcaagacaTCTGAAgaatatgtatgtacggaCTGTG GCACCCTGGACTCGCCGGAATGGAGAAAGGGACCCCAAGGGCCGAAGACATTATGCAACGCCTGCGGTTTACGCTGGGccaagagggagaagaagagaaccagcaccagccaTCCTCCTACGGTGGATCAACCTGTATGA
- a CDS encoding cutinase palindrome-binding protein — protein MSHGPPPPPPPPQGAPHPNNFNNFYGFNLDIGSLPDMTGGQVNYHSPPRDADADAGAPALSIAPPQSAKMGADGQDNDLMAMLDNSMLGGITDIPMNLESADESNMSGSFGNGQSATEESVARAENQFNTAANNVPGAGPLPAGAFAQMNLAGASTLTEFTKRRNWPAKVVEELRDFLQILDANGRIKYASPSILQVTGYSVEEIQDVFLKDLIHPDDQGVFVAELNESIASGNPLRLFYRFKKKDAEYAIFETVGHAHIAGAKFAPNPNNQSPFCQAVFMMARPYPTKNAGLLDSFLEHKIENERLKRRIAELRREEEAENDEAQKQWLQSQEGRSDMTPSEGTGVSSGTFYRPGSERGMTEADRAALNKALTRENLEGSVAGGRQDSLKDKMARYEGASHTDTIEMLTGLRYIEGERSRGITTGNASPTLIKGDAGIAIPMERDPRTGDKKKKLKTSEEYVCTDCGTLDSPEWRKGPQGPKTLCNACGLRWAKREKKRTSTSHPPTVDQPV, from the exons ATGTCCCACGgaccacctccaccacctcctccgcccCAAGGCGCCCCTCATCCGAACAACTTCAACAATTTCTACGGTTTCAACCTCGATATTGGTTCTCTCCCCGATATGACGGGTGGCCAGGTCAATTACCACTCCCCTCCCCGCGACGCCGACGCCGACGCCGGGGCTCCGGCCCTATCTATAGCGCCCCCCCAATCGGCCAAG ATGGGCGCTGATGGTCAGGACAACGATCTTATGGCCATGCTCGACAATAGTATGCTCGGTGGCATAACAGATATTCCAATGAACCTCGAATCCGCAGATGAATCCAACATGAGCGGCTCTTTCGGCAATGGGCAATCGGCCACAGAAGAGTCTGTCGCGAGAGCTGAAAATCAATTCAACACAGCAGCGAACAATGTTCCTGGCGCAGGGCCCCTCCCCGCTGGCGCCTTTGCTCAGATGAATCTCGCTGGCGCCAGCACCCTCACTGAGTTCACCAAGCGAAGAAATTGGCCCGCCAAGGTTGTGGAAGAGCTCAGGGACTTTTTGCAGATTCTTGATGCGAACGGGCGCATCAAATACGCATCGCCTAGTATTCTCCAGGTCACTGGATACAGTGTAGAGGAGATTCAAGATGTGTTTCTCAAAGACCTGATCCACCCAGATGACCAAGGTGTTTTTGTCGCAGAACTCAATGAATCCATCGCGTCAGGCAACCCGCTACGACTTTTTTACCGTTTCAAAAAGAAGGACGCCGAATATGCGATTTTTGAGACTGTCGGCCATGCTCACATCGCTGGCGCCAAGTTCGCCCCCAATCCAAATAATCAATCGCCCTTCTGCCAGGCCGTGTTTATGATGGCGCGACCGTATCCCACCAAAAACGCTGGACTTCTAGACTCTTTCCTTGAGCATAAGATCGAAAATGAAAGGTTAAAGCGCCGTATCGCCGAGCTCCGTCGTGAAGAGGAGGCCGAAAACGACGAGGCGCAAAAGCAGTGGCTACAGAGCCAAGAGGGTCGGTCAGACATGACCCCATCTGAAGGAACCGGCGTCTCCTCGGGAACCTTTTATCGCCCGGGTAGCGAAAGAGGAATGACAGAGGCCGATCGAGCAGCTCTCAATAAAGCTCTTACACGTGAAAATCTCGAAGGCTCAGTCGCAGGTGGTCGGCAGGATTCGctgaaggacaagatggCACGTTACGAGGGAGCATCGCACACAGATACGATTGAGATGTTGACGGGATTGCGATATATCGAGGGCGAACGAAGCCGGGGAATTACAACTGGTAATGCTAGCCCGACCCTGATCAAGGGTGATGCAGGAATTGCAATTCCGATGGAGCGAGATCCTCGAACCGGCgataaaaagaagaagctcaagacaTCTGAAgaatatgtatgtacggaCTGTG GCACCCTGGACTCGCCGGAATGGAGAAAGGGACCCCAAGGGCCGAAGACATTATGCAACGCCTGCGGTTTACGCTGGGccaagagggagaagaagagaaccagcaccagccaTCCTCCTACGGTGGATCAACCTGTATGA